In Babylonia areolata isolate BAREFJ2019XMU chromosome 19, ASM4173473v1, whole genome shotgun sequence, a single window of DNA contains:
- the LOC143293970 gene encoding neuronal acetylcholine receptor subunit alpha-3-like: protein MCLSQSALNVSKLHDDLLTLSPHVRPEKDLTRPTVVNVSFHLMSIVSLDIVSQKLVSNAWMGVNWQNDYLTWNPTDYGGIKSIIPPGDRLWKPKLSVENSVKERKRVDEESVDVFVYYSGLVAWFPTERFETMCEVSVTFFPFDIQRCTWQLLSWGDTVETMILQAVNRYIDLELYQENGQWNLIASNAWMERKGLYPSQFSSLTYQVTLRRRPTLLVLTVLLPMTMLCFVNVFVFTIPSEAERERLAYAMTSYLSFGVYMSYMVDLIPSSPHTVSIMAIMMSCQQSLSALYVLLCILSLQLLHRNTHNHPVPPSLHTLTIGLELLLCLDPPPQPRHVVHTKVEEVSSDSPGDPQGTEVKGSRLQGLLTRCARKRKVRGEEYTQDMTWQRVSRSLDKLLFRFCFSAWLISCLFFFIVSAFHFYGLF, encoded by the exons ATGTGCCTGAGTCAGTCAGCCCTGAACGTCAGCAAGCTCCATGATGATCTGCTGACCCTGAGCCCCCACGTCCGTCCTGAGAAAGACCTCACACGGCCCACTGTGGTCAACGTCTCCTTCCACCTCATGTCCATCGTCAGTCTGGACATTGTCAGCCAGAAACTGGTCAGCAACGCCTGGATGGGCGTGAATTGGCAGAACGACTACCTGACGTGGAACCCCACAGACTATGGGGGAATCAAAAGCATCATTCCTCCAGGTGATCGACTGTGGAAACCTAAACTGTCGGTGGAGAACTCTGTGAAAGAACGCAAACGTGTTGATGAAGAGTCTGTTGACGTGTTTGTTTACTATAGTGGCTTGGTGGCATGGTTTCCCACGGAACGTTTTGAAACCATGTGTGAGGTTAGCGTCACCTTTTTCCCTTTCGACATCCAGCGATGCACGTGGCAGCTGCTCAGCTGGGGAGACACTGTGGAGACGATGATTCTGCAGGCTGTCAACCGCTACATTGACCTGGAGTTGTACCAGGAAAACGGACAGTGGAACCTGATAGCTTCCAATGCTTGGATGGAGAGGAAAGGGCTGTATCCATCTCAGTTCTCATCCCTGACCTATCAAGTTACACTTCGCAGAAGACCCACGCTATTGGTTCTGACAGTACTGCTGCCAATGACCATGCTGTGTTTTGTCAACGTGTTCGTGTTCACGATTCCTTCTGAGGCAG AAC GAGAACGGTTGGCGTACGCCATGACATCGTACCTTTCTTTTGGGGTGTACATGAGCTACATGGTGGATCTCAttccctcctctccacacaccGTGTCCATCATGGCCATCATGATGTCCTGCCAACAGAGTTTGTCTGCTCTCTACGTCTTGCTCTGCATCCTGTCCTTACAACTTCTTCATCGgaacacccacaaccaccccgtccctccctccctccacaccctgaCCATCGGCCTGGAGTTACTGCTCTGCCTGGACCCACCACCCCAGCCCCGCCACGTCGTCCACACGAAGGTGGAAGAGGTCTCCTCAGACAGCCCAGGTGATCCCCAGGGAACAGAGGTGAAAGGCAGCCGACTTCAAGGCCTGCTGACCAGGTGTGCCaggaagaggaaggtgagagGGGAAGAGTACACCCAGGACATGACCTGGCAGAGAGTCAGCCGGTCTCTGGACAAACTGCTCTTCCGCTTCTGTTTCAGTGCGTGGCTCATCAGTTGTCTGTTTTTCTTCATCGTGTCAGCCTTTCACTTCTACGGCTTGTTCTAG